A region from the Lycium barbarum isolate Lr01 chromosome 8, ASM1917538v2, whole genome shotgun sequence genome encodes:
- the LOC132604919 gene encoding uncharacterized protein LOC132604919 has product MEASKKLFALFLVCIVVFSSYVHASKSDEESNTEEFREAFKKGFEEGFNKVMNEYLGCLNECENECSNEGFVHGHCEKKCSSDCKTKVLKAQPENLKILKNP; this is encoded by the exons ATGGAGGCATCAAAGAAGCTTTTTGCATTGTTTCTCGTTTGCATTGTTGTGTTTTCATCATATGTGCATGCCTCTAAATCTGATGAAGAAAGTAATACAGAAGAATTTAGAGAAGCATTTAAAAAAGGATTTGAAGAAGGATTTAATAAAGTCATGAATGAATACCTAGGTTGTTTGAATGAGTGTGAAAATGAATGCTCCAATGAAGGATTTGTACATGGTCATTGTGAGAAAAAGTGTAGCAGTGATTGCAAGACTAAGGTGCTTAaag CTCAACCCGAGAACCTTAAAATTTTGAAGAATCCTTGA